AAGAAAATACACTCCGCTGCTTTGATTGGACAGGTCAATGGTTTGCTTGGTTGATGTAGTATTCCAATCCGCCCACACTCCTTCTCCTGCCATATTGTAAACATGAATATCTGTTCCGGGTTTTACTTCTGCCAGTTCAAGCGTAAAAATACCGGGAGAGGGATTAGGATAAACCTTGGTCAGCATGTTTATCACTTCCGCCTGCTTCTCAGGGTTTGCAAGACGGCAGCAGCAACTCGTAAGAACAGTTACTTTTACTACATCAGTGGCTTACCTCATCACCACCACCTTCTTTGAAATCATTCCCGCGCTGGTGTTGATGCGCACAAAATATATTCCTTCTGGTGATGAAGAAAGGTCAAGAGCCCACTGAGCTACGCTCGCAACCTGCGGTTGTCCTCCCGAAGGGAGGGAGATTGAGTTCTGCCCTCCTCCCTTCGGGAGGAGTTGGAGGTGGGCTACTTTCTCACCCAGCACGTTAATGACCTCAATGGTTTTTATTTTCATCTCCACGCTGTTAATTGAGAAAATGCCATTGGAAGGATTGGGGTAAATGAGAATATTACTTTCTATATTTTGTTCATCAATACCAGCACTGGTAAGAGGGCAAACAACACTGTCAGGAATACCATATATAAATTGAAAGGTAATGGGGGGAGGTAGAATATTAATGATAACATTAGTATCCATTGCAGGAACTTTAGAAGTTGATGTGATTGAAACAGAAACTTCATGCCAGTTCTGACTGGCATCATAGCATATACCCTCTCCGGCAGGAGATAAATGTGCGAATGTGAAATTATTATAACTCCCATTCCAAGTCATCAGCACATCATCGCCAAACTTTAAAAGTTGTTGCCCTTCATAAGTAGCCCAAGGTCCTTTTTTTGACCTGCTCCATATCCAGTTGCCTGAATTATCTGTTTTGAAATAGGATAACTCAGGAGTTCCATTGCGCACCCTGTTGCCGCAAACCAAAAGGTCGCCATTGCGTAAAACGGTAATGTCGCTTGCAAAAACAGTGGAATCCTCCGTTCCGTTTCCGTTATATTCTTTAAGCCAATTAATATTTCCCAACACATCTACCGATAAAATAAAAGGTGAATAGCTGTTGAATGCATTATACATTTTGGTGGAACCTGTAATAAAATATTGCCCGTTGTTCCATTCCGATATTGAATAGCCGGAATAGGAACCTGTATAACTTTTATAAAACTGCACATTGCCCGAAGAATCAATTTTCATTAATGCAGGAGTAGACCCTAAAGGGTTATTTGCACCGCAAATCATGTAACCATAATCAGGTGTTTTCACAATTTTA
The Bacteroidota bacterium genome window above contains:
- a CDS encoding T9SS type A sorting domain-containing protein — encoded protein: MLTKVYPNPSPGIFTLELAEVKPGTDIHVYNMAGEGVWADWNTTSTKQTIDLSNQSSGVYFL
- a CDS encoding T9SS type A sorting domain-containing protein, with translation MKAQNIIHLFTYSLIRSVTLVFMFCVFMNAPAPAQSVYNYFNGSAFYYLDYNPYLTPPQLEVTSTQPVSIIKTADSNLFITGWGPWGSWTSHPDAPLSFIKSDPLGNLIWSTHLKDPLAVYPNPTHNYDIALAVQTEADSGYVAVVALRATELNMTFEFPWILKLDKNGQYQWAKYYSRDTSYLAQGVTPVQTMTSNYSGGFLLAVSYPDSISSYCSLINCDKDGNILWKKYYTGIKFNPTKIVKTPDYGYMICGANNPLGSTPALMKIDSSGNVQFYKSYTGSYSGYSISEWNNGQYFITGSTKMYNAFNSYSPFILSVDVLGNINWLKEYNGNGTEDSTVFASDITVLRNGDLLVCGNRVRNGTPELSYFKTDNSGNWIWSRSKKGPWATYEGQQLLKFGDDVLMTWNGSYNNFTFAHLSPAGEGICYDASQNWHEVSVSITSTSKVPAMDTNVIINILPPPITFQFIYGIPDSVVCPLTSAGIDEQNIESNILIYPNPSNGIFSINSVEMKIKTIEVINVLGEKVAHLQLLPKGGGQNSISLPSGGQPQVASVAQWALDLSSSPEGIYFVRINTSAGMISKKVVVMR